One window of Neptuniibacter halophilus genomic DNA carries:
- a CDS encoding ATP-binding protein, which translates to MSKAHYPFTAVCGQTEFKLALMLAAINPAIGGVVISGPRGSAKSTLARGMADLLPAHQQAEGEQQVPAEFVTLPLGASEEMLLGTLDLAQVLNEKKIQFSPGLLSRAHGGVLYVDEVNLLPDNLVDLLLDVSTSGVNRVERDGISHSHRAEFLLVGTMNPDEGELRPQLHDRFGLSVDLSNQYTPAERVEIVKRREQFDRNPQAFLHSYASQQAALIQQILSARQQLSAVECSDALRLSIAERCSEAQVDGLRADIVWFRAALAHAALEQRSAVQMSDIDAVEELVLAHRRKAPPSQQKPSQPPPPEPPSGSPFKRPENTQQPASAQGEWGAMPPQQQKTAERVELILPEPEPAKRQGSGSQASPVKSSRPDWFKTLLGSLPNWPPQQLRYRQQRLGRDCLHLVLLDTSASTLQGSAFAHAKAALLQISEQAYLKRQQIALFGFGNSQVENLLSRVRAPKELRSWLDNLGAGGGTPMRQAFLQARDYLQQLRKQQPELQVRCYVLSDGRSSSSLEGIELGADLIWIDTELSQVKRGRGRRFAAELNAAYFALAGA; encoded by the coding sequence ATGAGTAAAGCTCATTACCCATTTACCGCAGTCTGCGGGCAGACAGAATTTAAGCTGGCGCTGATGCTGGCGGCGATTAATCCGGCGATTGGCGGAGTTGTGATCAGCGGGCCACGTGGCAGTGCCAAGTCGACACTGGCGCGGGGCATGGCGGATCTGTTGCCGGCTCATCAGCAGGCCGAAGGTGAGCAGCAGGTACCGGCTGAGTTTGTGACCCTGCCGCTGGGTGCCAGCGAAGAGATGTTGCTGGGTACACTGGATCTGGCGCAGGTACTGAATGAGAAAAAAATACAGTTCAGCCCGGGCTTGCTGAGTCGCGCCCATGGGGGCGTGCTCTATGTGGATGAGGTGAATCTGCTGCCGGATAATCTGGTTGATCTGCTGCTGGATGTATCAACTTCTGGCGTCAACCGGGTTGAGCGGGATGGGATCAGCCACTCCCACCGGGCGGAGTTTCTGCTGGTTGGCACCATGAACCCGGACGAAGGCGAACTGCGGCCTCAGTTGCATGACCGGTTTGGTCTGTCGGTGGACCTGAGTAATCAGTACACCCCGGCCGAGCGGGTTGAGATCGTTAAACGCCGGGAACAGTTTGACCGTAATCCGCAGGCGTTCCTGCACAGCTATGCATCACAGCAGGCGGCACTGATTCAGCAGATTCTGTCAGCCCGGCAGCAGCTCAGCGCCGTTGAGTGCAGCGATGCCCTGCGTCTGAGCATCGCAGAACGATGCAGCGAAGCGCAGGTCGACGGACTACGTGCTGATATCGTCTGGTTCCGTGCAGCACTGGCTCACGCCGCGCTTGAGCAGCGCAGTGCGGTACAGATGAGTGATATCGATGCGGTTGAGGAGCTGGTGCTGGCGCATCGGCGCAAAGCGCCTCCTTCGCAACAGAAACCTTCACAACCACCGCCACCAGAGCCGCCTTCCGGTTCTCCGTTTAAACGACCGGAGAACACTCAGCAGCCGGCATCGGCGCAGGGCGAGTGGGGGGCGATGCCACCGCAGCAGCAGAAAACCGCTGAGCGGGTGGAGCTGATCCTGCCAGAACCCGAGCCGGCGAAGCGGCAGGGGAGTGGTAGTCAGGCGAGCCCTGTTAAGAGCAGCCGGCCAGACTGGTTTAAAACCCTGCTGGGCAGCCTGCCCAACTGGCCGCCTCAGCAGTTACGCTACCGGCAGCAACGCCTCGGCCGGGATTGCCTGCATCTGGTGCTGCTGGATACCTCGGCTTCTACACTGCAGGGCAGTGCTTTTGCCCATGCTAAGGCGGCCCTGTTGCAGATCTCTGAGCAGGCCTACCTGAAGCGTCAGCAGATCGCCCTGTTTGGTTTCGGGAACAGTCAGGTGGAGAACCTGCTGTCGCGGGTACGGGCGCCCAAGGAGCTGCGTAGCTGGCTGGATAATCTGGGTGCCGGTGGTGGCACGCCGATGCGTCAGGCGTTTTTGCAGGCGCGGGATTATCTGCAACAGTTGCGCAAACAGCAGCCGGAACTACAGGTACGTTGTTATGTCCTGTCGGATGGCCGCAGCAGCAGCTCTCTTGAGGGAATTGAGCTGGGGGCTGATCTGATCTGGATCGATACCGAACTGAGTCAGGTAAAACGGGGTCGGGGCCGCCGTTTTGCAGCAGAATTAAATGCGGCCTACTTTGCACTGGCAGGAGCCTGA
- a CDS encoding MFS transporter gives MGIFQPLSQPAFRWLFLGQLISLLGTGLTTVALALLAFELNPADAGLVLGSALAIKMVAYLLVAPIVGGYASCLPRKAWLAGLNLGRAILVLGLPFCDQIWQLFLLIFLLNAMAAGYTPVYQALLPDILPDEAEYTRALSLSRLAMEMESLLSPALAAVLLLLSSYPLLFQLNAFGFLLSALLLLLAMIPPQTPGDRSGGIWRRVSFGIRSYLKTPRLRGVLLLNLSLSAAGAMIIVNTVVYVRAVLGLGEEQVPLLMLSAGAGSMLAALVLPRILEHFHDRPVMLSGAGLLVVALLAGLLQPGYEGLFPIWFLIGCGSSMVLIPTGRVLRQSCRETDRNDYFSANFALTHGMWLLGYLLAGTLGSQWGMSGAFFGLALLAALALLAAMLIWRRNDQAELWHEHPEMEHLHPHVHDEHHQHEHEGWEGPEPHVHPHYHPQQKHRHRFVIDEHHAHWPKHS, from the coding sequence ATGGGTATTTTTCAGCCCCTTTCCCAACCGGCTTTTCGCTGGCTGTTTCTCGGCCAGTTAATCTCCCTGTTGGGCACCGGACTGACCACCGTTGCTCTGGCCCTGCTGGCATTTGAGCTGAACCCGGCGGATGCGGGGCTGGTACTGGGCAGCGCGCTGGCGATTAAGATGGTTGCTTATCTGCTGGTTGCACCGATCGTCGGTGGTTACGCATCCTGCCTGCCGCGTAAGGCCTGGCTTGCCGGCCTGAATCTGGGGCGGGCCATACTGGTACTGGGGCTGCCGTTTTGTGATCAGATCTGGCAACTGTTTCTGCTGATCTTTCTGCTGAATGCGATGGCTGCGGGTTACACCCCGGTCTATCAGGCCCTGTTGCCGGATATTCTTCCCGATGAGGCCGAGTACACCCGGGCGCTGTCATTGTCACGGCTGGCGATGGAGATGGAGAGTCTGCTCAGCCCGGCGCTGGCGGCGGTATTGCTGCTGCTCAGCAGTTATCCACTGCTGTTTCAGTTAAATGCGTTTGGCTTTCTGCTGTCGGCACTGCTGCTGTTGCTGGCGATGATTCCGCCGCAAACGCCGGGGGATCGCAGTGGTGGTATCTGGCGGCGGGTCAGTTTTGGCATCCGCAGTTATCTGAAAACCCCACGCCTGCGCGGGGTCTTGCTGCTGAATCTGTCTCTGTCTGCGGCGGGGGCGATGATTATTGTGAATACGGTGGTTTATGTCCGGGCGGTGCTGGGGCTGGGCGAGGAGCAGGTACCGTTGCTTATGCTGAGTGCAGGGGCCGGATCGATGCTGGCGGCGCTGGTTCTGCCGCGCATACTGGAACATTTTCACGATCGGCCGGTGATGCTCAGTGGTGCCGGGCTGCTGGTTGTGGCGCTGCTGGCCGGACTGTTGCAGCCGGGGTATGAGGGACTGTTCCCGATCTGGTTTCTGATCGGCTGCGGCAGCAGCATGGTGCTGATCCCAACCGGACGGGTATTGCGGCAGTCCTGCCGTGAGACGGATCGGAATGATTATTTTTCGGCCAATTTCGCGTTGACCCACGGCATGTGGCTGCTGGGCTATCTGCTGGCGGGTACGCTGGGCAGTCAGTGGGGAATGAGCGGTGCCTTTTTCGGACTGGCGTTGTTAGCGGCACTGGCGTTGCTGGCTGCTATGCTGATCTGGCGGCGTAATGATCAGGCCGAGCTGTGGCATGAACATCCTGAGATGGAGCATCTGCACCCTCATGTGCACGATGAACATCATCAGCATGAACATGAGGGATGGGAGGGGCCTGAGCCCCACGTGCATCCGCATTATCACCCGCAGCAGAAACACCGGCACCGGTTTGTGATCGATGAACATCACGCCCACTGGCCGAAGCATTCGTAA
- a CDS encoding energy-coupling factor ABC transporter ATP-binding protein: protein MPLIKVTGLSYRYPRRGVVLDAVDFQLNRGERVALTGANGAGKTTLLHLLVGLKKAKAGEIWAFGSPRREEKEFIEVRARAGFLFQDPDDQLFCPTVLEDVAFGPLNLGKSREQALQMARDTLASLGMSGFEERITHQLSGGEKRMITLASVLAMEPEVLLLDEPSNALDTRARQRLIETLLQLPQAMIIISHDSDFIAQLATREVRLEAAKLQAVTEPEAIAVASV, encoded by the coding sequence ATGCCACTGATTAAAGTAACCGGCCTGAGCTACCGCTATCCCCGTCGTGGGGTGGTGCTGGATGCGGTCGATTTTCAGCTCAACCGGGGCGAGCGGGTGGCACTGACCGGCGCTAACGGTGCCGGTAAAACCACGCTGTTGCATCTGCTGGTGGGGCTGAAAAAAGCCAAAGCCGGTGAGATCTGGGCGTTTGGCAGCCCCCGCCGTGAAGAGAAAGAGTTTATTGAAGTGCGGGCGCGGGCCGGTTTCCTGTTTCAGGACCCTGACGACCAGCTCTTCTGCCCGACTGTGCTGGAGGATGTGGCCTTTGGCCCGCTGAATCTGGGTAAAAGTCGCGAACAGGCCCTGCAGATGGCGCGGGATACACTGGCCTCATTGGGCATGTCCGGTTTTGAAGAGCGGATCACCCATCAGCTTTCCGGTGGTGAAAAGCGGATGATCACGCTGGCCTCGGTACTGGCGATGGAGCCGGAGGTGCTGTTACTGGATGAGCCGAGCAATGCGCTGGATACCCGGGCCCGGCAGCGTCTGATTGAGACCCTGCTGCAGTTGCCGCAGGCGATGATTATTATCTCCCATGACAGTGACTTTATTGCGCAGTTAGCGACCCGGGAGGTGCGTCTGGAAGCAGCAAAATTGCAGGCGGTGACAGAGCCGGAAGCGATTGCGGTGGCCAGCGTCTGA
- the cbiQ gene encoding cobalt ECF transporter T component CbiQ — MPQFLEHSGTSWKGQKVKHQQSLIDRLDPRLRVVLVTLFAFVTVLSENFWVLTVATVAGLVLALLAQLNLKRTLRRVIAMDMFMIFLIILLPFTTPGETWFTLFGLPASKAGFLHALMILLKAHAVVLALLALVGTISATTLAHALAHLRVPDKLVHLMLFTVRYLEVIGQEYKRMRRAMQARAFVLRTDRHTWRSVGYLIGMLLVHSLERSERIMDAMKCRGYRGRFYLLDDMALGRDDYRFMALFIPFIVGLGGLNFL, encoded by the coding sequence ATGCCTCAGTTTCTGGAACACAGTGGTACCTCCTGGAAGGGGCAGAAGGTTAAGCATCAGCAGTCGCTGATCGACCGGCTGGATCCTCGTCTGAGGGTGGTGTTGGTGACGCTGTTTGCGTTTGTCACTGTGTTGTCGGAAAACTTCTGGGTGCTCACCGTGGCAACGGTGGCCGGGCTGGTACTGGCGCTGCTCGCTCAGTTGAATCTGAAACGTACCCTGCGCCGGGTGATCGCCATGGATATGTTTATGATCTTCCTGATCATCCTGTTGCCGTTTACTACGCCGGGGGAGACCTGGTTCACCCTGTTTGGTCTCCCGGCCAGTAAGGCGGGGTTTCTGCACGCGCTGATGATTCTGCTAAAGGCACATGCGGTGGTGCTGGCATTGCTGGCGCTGGTTGGCACCATCAGTGCCACCACGCTGGCACATGCGCTGGCCCATCTGCGGGTGCCGGATAAACTGGTACACCTGATGCTGTTTACCGTGCGCTATCTGGAGGTGATCGGTCAGGAATACAAACGGATGCGCCGGGCGATGCAGGCGCGGGCGTTTGTACTGCGAACGGACAGGCATACCTGGCGCTCGGTTGGCTATCTGATCGGTATGCTGCTGGTGCATTCGCTGGAACGCTCAGAACGGATTATGGATGCGATGAAGTGCCGGGGTTATCGCGGGCGTTTCTATCTGCTCGATGATATGGCACTGGGGCGTGATGATTACCGCTTTATGGCCCTGTTTATCCCCTTTATTGTGGGTCTTGGTGGATTGAATTTCTTATGA